From a region of the Pogona vitticeps strain Pit_001003342236 chromosome 7, PviZW2.1, whole genome shotgun sequence genome:
- the TLCD3A gene encoding TLC domain-containing protein 3A, which translates to MWQTLALGALLFPGLFALCVRSLGRIAPAWSLKERILLSGRLVSSVQATMATLSGVIVILSCKDVVHDRHWLASEYVWIVVAYMVYDIYVMYLCHWHKSQEQGPATRKHSLVSIQSFLRREKLMVTHHLFIIIVLTPVAVHLRGELGDFFVGCIYTAELSTPFVSLGKILMQLKMQDSLLHKVNGALILLTFFICRILLFPFMYWTYGRQVGLPMYRVPFHIPFHCNVANGLLIAPQLYWFALICRKAVRLYSSSPGPDRAR; encoded by the exons ATGTGGCAGACCTTGGCGCTCGGGGCGCTCCTCTTCCCGGGGCTGTTCGCCTTGTGCGTCCGGAGTCTGGGCAGGATCGCGCCGGCATGGAGCCTCAAGGAGCGGATCCTCTTGAGCGGCAG GTTGGTTTCATCGGTTCAAGCCACGATGGCGACCCTTTCCGGAGTCATCGTTATCTTAAGCTGCAAGGACGTCGTACACGACAG GCACTGGCTCGCCAGCGAGTATGTCTGGATCGTGGTGGCCTACATGGTCTATGACATTTACGTCATGTACCTGTGCCACTGGCACAAGAGCCAGGAGCAGGGGCCGGCTACAAGGAAACACTCCCTGGTCAGCATCCAGAGTTTCCTGCGGAGAGAAAAACTGATGGTCACACATCATCTCTTCATCATCATCGTCCTCACGCCAGTGGCTGTG CACCTTCGAGGGGAGCTGGGGGACTTCTTTGTCGGCTGCATCTACACGGCGGAGCTGAGCACCCCCTTCGTGTCACTGGGCAAGATCCTCATGCAG TTAAAAATGCAAGACTCTCTCTTACACAAAGTCAACGGAGCCCTTATTCTGCTGACCTTCTTCATTTGCCGCATCCTCCTTTTCCCCTTCATGTACTGGACCTACGGGCGCCAGGTGGGCCTGCCCATGTACAGAGTGCCTTTTCACATCCCCTTCCACTGCAACGTGGCCAACGGGCTCCTCATCGCCCCTCAGCTCTACTGGTTCGCCCTCATTTGCCGGAAAGCCGTACGGCTGTACAGCAGCTCTCCCGGCCCCGACCGGGCCAGATAA
- the GEMIN4 gene encoding gem-associated protein 4 isoform X2, whose product MDLGPVTICGEVTVLHGGFLLASRLCHPKPLSELAKADWPVVAKPIVDALEEVCFSCSAYPPQPEAWKEKAAVILWSKVLLSGASSSINQRWKDDPFFSVSNMIPEVNRTVLYELFKTINAPRLFARLLLALPDPVCRGEAEIFVDYVANETSPLDVSFFLNVWWEIMKHKPGEEDRLTSSFHTICHQYLSDPVETGQPPKRFKSDPPPLAGSNSVAVGVLPVLTEGLKRIKESVVAAKMKCHALANLLEVFSVSVAAEGETEELPVQIYLDKITSVVTLWSSDCENPYSEKRLDEKVRAAERSMSTLDAAKGSSGSSLVDLGFLHALLEEWSPDLQDLLKDPQQICYESYRLLDRLASLEKKLANCARSDEVQKKKVFELSEFAANFLRKIGPESLSKISSGDLVASVAMVIIDKRMDRHAEVCSVFASEKDWGLSPEWVACLDRNKALFRTPALVLKLMETAVSCGHSNLEQQTRAAKIILECYAELSLVDQNQVIAGVLASWGGQGLSGTSAAFSEGFPEELNVAFNQIIQSASGEGFKKAVASVTRLVVLNPESTIKKINNLAVANLGTHQFLAEILCSFPALDFQEPPDLSGASVSLVMRCLKETVWDRLSSAKEKEQFLEFLVYLMQPSEARPLLRPAEVTQNLVLPFLKSDSPAVEFCLQILDKALRVPDEQDWVQACHPFPLLFSLCKLLDGFTRYWNEPQGRRPSSLEAKDLVASNVAQLCEALLVQKDSLSPELWTQSVSWLHRKARALDWTVGLRLKDVYGEHFKNEVPATLFEVCKLPEEEWTSCPDASYGPGSGLLAWMECCCVSTALREQMLVLLTVNVDNPEEVNLFSKGFLVALVQVFPWCSQSEWRRLVHVVKSLLEREVLYVPYSLEYVHHLPLLNFRPFAYHLQFSVLMLRAFQFLCGASGATWLPREAWKHVSKLYCLGVSDLLGSVKGIARGQWPSVEVKSVARELSFVYIQLFCHVLHVAAMLPEEGPGEALLLLSLEVLSQYEALHDADESLGSALRKANERHFLESIAENVPNKQLRTMLLQKLRKL is encoded by the exons ATGGATCTAG GGCCGGTGACCATCTGCGGGGAGGTGACCGTCTTACACGGGGGTTTCCTGCTGGCCTCTCGGCTCTGCCACCCGAAGCCGTTGTCCGAGCTGGCCAAGGCCGACTGGCCGGTGGTGGCCAAGCCCATTGTGGATGCCCTGGAGGAGGTCTGCTTCTCCTGCTCCGCTTACCCGCCCCAGCCGGAGGCTTGGAAGGAGAAAGCCGCCGTCATCCTCTGGTCGAAAGTCCTCCTCTCCGGGGCCTCGTCCTCCATCAACCAGAGATGGAAGGACGACCCCTTCTTCTCTGTCAGCAACATGATCCCGGAGGTCAACCGCACCGTCCTTTATGAGCTCTTCAAGACCATCAACGCGCCCCGGCTTTTCGCCCGACTCCTGCTGGCGCTGCCGGATCCGGTTTGCCGAGGGGAGGCGGAGATCTTCGTCGACTACGTGGCCAACGAGACCTCCCCGCTCGACGTGTCTTTCTTCTTGAACGTTTGGTGGGAGATTATGAAGCACAAACCGGGGGAGGAAGACAGGCTGACGTCCTCTTTCCATACCATCTGCCACCAGTATCTCTCGGATCCGGTAGAAACGGGCCAGCCTCCGAAGAGATTCAAGAGCGACCCTCCTCCGTTGGCGGGTTCCAACTCCGTAGCCGTCGGCGTCCTCCCAGTTTTGACGGAGGGCTTGAAGCGGATCAAGGAGAGCGTCGTCGCGGCCAAAATGAAGTGCCACGCTCTGGCCAATCTGCTGGAGGTGTTCTCCGTTTCGGTCGCCGCTGAGGGTGAAACCGAGGAGCTCCCCGTCCAGATTTATCTGGACAAGATCACCTCCGTCGTGACCTTGTGGAGCAGCGATTGCGAGAATCCGTACAGCGAGAAGAGATTAGACGAGAAGGTGAGGGCAGCCGAGCGAAGCATGAGCACGCTTGACGCAGCGAAGGGGTCTAGCGGATCGTCTCTCGTCGACTTAGGCTTTCTTCACGCCTTGCTGGAGGAATGGTCTCCGGACCTCCAGGATCTCCTCAAGGACCCTCAGCAGATCTGTTACGAAAGCTACCGGCTTCTGGACCGCCTGGCGTCGCTGGAGAAAAAGTTGGCGAACTGCGCCAGATCAGACGAGGTtcagaagaaaaaggtctttgaaTTGTCCGAGTTTGCGGCGAACTTCTTGAGGAAGATCGGCCCCGAGTCCTTGAGCAAGATCTCCAGCGGGGACTTGGTGGCGTCGGTGGCCATGGTGATCATCGATAAGAGGATGGACCGGCACGCGGAGGTATGTTCCGTATTTGCCTCGGAGAAGGACTGGGGGCTCAGCCCGGAGTGGGTTGCGTGCCTGGACAGGAACAAAGCCCTCTTCCGGACACCAGCGCTGGTCTTGAAATTGATGGAGACCGCCGTGAGTTGTGGCCATTCAAACCTCGAGCAGCAGACCAGGGCGGCCAAGATCATCCTCGAGTGCTATGCTGAGCTCTCTCTGGTCGATCAGAACCAGGTCATTGCGGGCGTCCTGGCCAGCTGGGGCGGGCAGGGGCTTTCGGGGACGTCGGCGGCCTTCTCGGAGGGCTTCCCGGAGGAACTCAACGTGGCCTTCAACCAGATCATCCAGAGCGCCTCCGGGGAAGGCTTCAAGAAAGCCGTGGCTTCCGTCACCCGGTTGGTGGTCCTCAACCCTGAATCCACCATCAAGAAGATTAATAACTTAGCTGTAGCCAATTTAGGCACCCACCAGTTCCTGGCGGAGATCCTCTGCTCTTTCCCGGCTCTGGACTTCCAAGAACCTCCAGATCTGTCCGGTGCGTCCGTCAGCTTGGTCATGAGATGCTTGAAGGAGACGGTTTGGGACCGTCTTTCCTCCGCCAAGGAGAAGGAGCAGTTCTTAGAGTTTCTGGTTTATCTCATGCAACCGAGCGAGGCCCGCCCTCTTCTCCGTCCGGCCGAGGTGACCCAAAACCTCGTCCTTCCTTTCCTGAAGTCCGACTCTCCGGCGGTCGAGTTTTGCTTGCAGATCCTTGACAAAGCGTTGAGAGTGCCTGACGAGCAGGACTGGGTCCAAGCCTGCCACCCGTTTCCGCTCCTCTTCTCCCTCTGCAAGCTTCTGGATGGCTTCACCCGCTACTGGAACGAACCTCAGGGCCGGCGCCCCTCCTCCTTAGAAGCCAAAGACTTGGTGGCAAGCAACGTGGCGCAACTTTGCGAGGCCCTCTTGGTCCAGAAGGACTCCCTCTCTCCGGAACTGTGGACCCAATCCGTCTCTTGGCTTCACAGGAAGGCCAGAGCTTTGGACTGGACCGTCGGCCTCCGCCTGAAGGACGTCTAcggggaacacttcaagaacgaaGTCCCGGCCACCCTTTTCGAGGTCTGCAAGCTGCCGGAGGAGGAGTGGACCTCCTGTCCCGACGCAAGTTACGGGCCGGGCAGTGGCCTCCTGGCGTGGATGGAATGTTGCTGCGTCTCCACGGCCTTGAGGGAGCAGATGCTGGTGCTGCTGACGGTCAACGTGGACAACCCCGAGGAGGTGAACCTTTTCAGCAAAGGGTTCCTGGTGGCCCTCGTCCAGGTCTTTCCGTGGTGCAGCCAAAGCGAGTGGAGAAGGCTCGTCCACGTGGTCAAGAGCCTTCTGGAACGAGAAGTCCTCTACGTGCCTTACTCTCTGGAGTACGTCCACCACCTGCCCCTGTTGAACTTCCGGCCGTTCGCCTACCACCTCCAGTTCTCCGTGCTGATGTTGAGGGCCTTCCAGTTCCTGTGCGGGGCCAGCGGGGCCACGTGGCTCCCTCGGGAGGCGTGGAAGCACGTGTCGAAGCTCTACTGCCTCGGCGTGTCCGATTTGCTGGGCTCGGTCAAGGGCATCGCCCGGGGCCAGTGGCCCTCGGTGGAAGTGAAGAGCGTGGCCCGAGAGCTCTCCTTTGTTTACATCCAGCTCTTCTGCCACGTGCTCCACGTGGCAGCCATGTTGCCGGAGGAAGGCCCCGGCGAGGCCCTCCTGCTGCTCTCCCTGGAGGTCCTCTCGCAGTACGAGGCGCTCCACGACGCCGACGAGTCCCTCGGCAGCGCCTTGCGGAAGGCCAACGAGCGGCACTTCCTGGAGTCCATCGCCGAGAACGTCCCCAACAAGCAGTTGCGCACCATGCTCCTGCAGAAGCTCCGGAAGCTGTGA
- the GEMIN4 gene encoding gem-associated protein 4 isoform X1, with protein sequence MALPWPVTICGEVTVLHGGFLLASRLCHPKPLSELAKADWPVVAKPIVDALEEVCFSCSAYPPQPEAWKEKAAVILWSKVLLSGASSSINQRWKDDPFFSVSNMIPEVNRTVLYELFKTINAPRLFARLLLALPDPVCRGEAEIFVDYVANETSPLDVSFFLNVWWEIMKHKPGEEDRLTSSFHTICHQYLSDPVETGQPPKRFKSDPPPLAGSNSVAVGVLPVLTEGLKRIKESVVAAKMKCHALANLLEVFSVSVAAEGETEELPVQIYLDKITSVVTLWSSDCENPYSEKRLDEKVRAAERSMSTLDAAKGSSGSSLVDLGFLHALLEEWSPDLQDLLKDPQQICYESYRLLDRLASLEKKLANCARSDEVQKKKVFELSEFAANFLRKIGPESLSKISSGDLVASVAMVIIDKRMDRHAEVCSVFASEKDWGLSPEWVACLDRNKALFRTPALVLKLMETAVSCGHSNLEQQTRAAKIILECYAELSLVDQNQVIAGVLASWGGQGLSGTSAAFSEGFPEELNVAFNQIIQSASGEGFKKAVASVTRLVVLNPESTIKKINNLAVANLGTHQFLAEILCSFPALDFQEPPDLSGASVSLVMRCLKETVWDRLSSAKEKEQFLEFLVYLMQPSEARPLLRPAEVTQNLVLPFLKSDSPAVEFCLQILDKALRVPDEQDWVQACHPFPLLFSLCKLLDGFTRYWNEPQGRRPSSLEAKDLVASNVAQLCEALLVQKDSLSPELWTQSVSWLHRKARALDWTVGLRLKDVYGEHFKNEVPATLFEVCKLPEEEWTSCPDASYGPGSGLLAWMECCCVSTALREQMLVLLTVNVDNPEEVNLFSKGFLVALVQVFPWCSQSEWRRLVHVVKSLLEREVLYVPYSLEYVHHLPLLNFRPFAYHLQFSVLMLRAFQFLCGASGATWLPREAWKHVSKLYCLGVSDLLGSVKGIARGQWPSVEVKSVARELSFVYIQLFCHVLHVAAMLPEEGPGEALLLLSLEVLSQYEALHDADESLGSALRKANERHFLESIAENVPNKQLRTMLLQKLRKL encoded by the exons ATGGCGCTTCCTT GGCCGGTGACCATCTGCGGGGAGGTGACCGTCTTACACGGGGGTTTCCTGCTGGCCTCTCGGCTCTGCCACCCGAAGCCGTTGTCCGAGCTGGCCAAGGCCGACTGGCCGGTGGTGGCCAAGCCCATTGTGGATGCCCTGGAGGAGGTCTGCTTCTCCTGCTCCGCTTACCCGCCCCAGCCGGAGGCTTGGAAGGAGAAAGCCGCCGTCATCCTCTGGTCGAAAGTCCTCCTCTCCGGGGCCTCGTCCTCCATCAACCAGAGATGGAAGGACGACCCCTTCTTCTCTGTCAGCAACATGATCCCGGAGGTCAACCGCACCGTCCTTTATGAGCTCTTCAAGACCATCAACGCGCCCCGGCTTTTCGCCCGACTCCTGCTGGCGCTGCCGGATCCGGTTTGCCGAGGGGAGGCGGAGATCTTCGTCGACTACGTGGCCAACGAGACCTCCCCGCTCGACGTGTCTTTCTTCTTGAACGTTTGGTGGGAGATTATGAAGCACAAACCGGGGGAGGAAGACAGGCTGACGTCCTCTTTCCATACCATCTGCCACCAGTATCTCTCGGATCCGGTAGAAACGGGCCAGCCTCCGAAGAGATTCAAGAGCGACCCTCCTCCGTTGGCGGGTTCCAACTCCGTAGCCGTCGGCGTCCTCCCAGTTTTGACGGAGGGCTTGAAGCGGATCAAGGAGAGCGTCGTCGCGGCCAAAATGAAGTGCCACGCTCTGGCCAATCTGCTGGAGGTGTTCTCCGTTTCGGTCGCCGCTGAGGGTGAAACCGAGGAGCTCCCCGTCCAGATTTATCTGGACAAGATCACCTCCGTCGTGACCTTGTGGAGCAGCGATTGCGAGAATCCGTACAGCGAGAAGAGATTAGACGAGAAGGTGAGGGCAGCCGAGCGAAGCATGAGCACGCTTGACGCAGCGAAGGGGTCTAGCGGATCGTCTCTCGTCGACTTAGGCTTTCTTCACGCCTTGCTGGAGGAATGGTCTCCGGACCTCCAGGATCTCCTCAAGGACCCTCAGCAGATCTGTTACGAAAGCTACCGGCTTCTGGACCGCCTGGCGTCGCTGGAGAAAAAGTTGGCGAACTGCGCCAGATCAGACGAGGTtcagaagaaaaaggtctttgaaTTGTCCGAGTTTGCGGCGAACTTCTTGAGGAAGATCGGCCCCGAGTCCTTGAGCAAGATCTCCAGCGGGGACTTGGTGGCGTCGGTGGCCATGGTGATCATCGATAAGAGGATGGACCGGCACGCGGAGGTATGTTCCGTATTTGCCTCGGAGAAGGACTGGGGGCTCAGCCCGGAGTGGGTTGCGTGCCTGGACAGGAACAAAGCCCTCTTCCGGACACCAGCGCTGGTCTTGAAATTGATGGAGACCGCCGTGAGTTGTGGCCATTCAAACCTCGAGCAGCAGACCAGGGCGGCCAAGATCATCCTCGAGTGCTATGCTGAGCTCTCTCTGGTCGATCAGAACCAGGTCATTGCGGGCGTCCTGGCCAGCTGGGGCGGGCAGGGGCTTTCGGGGACGTCGGCGGCCTTCTCGGAGGGCTTCCCGGAGGAACTCAACGTGGCCTTCAACCAGATCATCCAGAGCGCCTCCGGGGAAGGCTTCAAGAAAGCCGTGGCTTCCGTCACCCGGTTGGTGGTCCTCAACCCTGAATCCACCATCAAGAAGATTAATAACTTAGCTGTAGCCAATTTAGGCACCCACCAGTTCCTGGCGGAGATCCTCTGCTCTTTCCCGGCTCTGGACTTCCAAGAACCTCCAGATCTGTCCGGTGCGTCCGTCAGCTTGGTCATGAGATGCTTGAAGGAGACGGTTTGGGACCGTCTTTCCTCCGCCAAGGAGAAGGAGCAGTTCTTAGAGTTTCTGGTTTATCTCATGCAACCGAGCGAGGCCCGCCCTCTTCTCCGTCCGGCCGAGGTGACCCAAAACCTCGTCCTTCCTTTCCTGAAGTCCGACTCTCCGGCGGTCGAGTTTTGCTTGCAGATCCTTGACAAAGCGTTGAGAGTGCCTGACGAGCAGGACTGGGTCCAAGCCTGCCACCCGTTTCCGCTCCTCTTCTCCCTCTGCAAGCTTCTGGATGGCTTCACCCGCTACTGGAACGAACCTCAGGGCCGGCGCCCCTCCTCCTTAGAAGCCAAAGACTTGGTGGCAAGCAACGTGGCGCAACTTTGCGAGGCCCTCTTGGTCCAGAAGGACTCCCTCTCTCCGGAACTGTGGACCCAATCCGTCTCTTGGCTTCACAGGAAGGCCAGAGCTTTGGACTGGACCGTCGGCCTCCGCCTGAAGGACGTCTAcggggaacacttcaagaacgaaGTCCCGGCCACCCTTTTCGAGGTCTGCAAGCTGCCGGAGGAGGAGTGGACCTCCTGTCCCGACGCAAGTTACGGGCCGGGCAGTGGCCTCCTGGCGTGGATGGAATGTTGCTGCGTCTCCACGGCCTTGAGGGAGCAGATGCTGGTGCTGCTGACGGTCAACGTGGACAACCCCGAGGAGGTGAACCTTTTCAGCAAAGGGTTCCTGGTGGCCCTCGTCCAGGTCTTTCCGTGGTGCAGCCAAAGCGAGTGGAGAAGGCTCGTCCACGTGGTCAAGAGCCTTCTGGAACGAGAAGTCCTCTACGTGCCTTACTCTCTGGAGTACGTCCACCACCTGCCCCTGTTGAACTTCCGGCCGTTCGCCTACCACCTCCAGTTCTCCGTGCTGATGTTGAGGGCCTTCCAGTTCCTGTGCGGGGCCAGCGGGGCCACGTGGCTCCCTCGGGAGGCGTGGAAGCACGTGTCGAAGCTCTACTGCCTCGGCGTGTCCGATTTGCTGGGCTCGGTCAAGGGCATCGCCCGGGGCCAGTGGCCCTCGGTGGAAGTGAAGAGCGTGGCCCGAGAGCTCTCCTTTGTTTACATCCAGCTCTTCTGCCACGTGCTCCACGTGGCAGCCATGTTGCCGGAGGAAGGCCCCGGCGAGGCCCTCCTGCTGCTCTCCCTGGAGGTCCTCTCGCAGTACGAGGCGCTCCACGACGCCGACGAGTCCCTCGGCAGCGCCTTGCGGAAGGCCAACGAGCGGCACTTCCTGGAGTCCATCGCCGAGAACGTCCCCAACAAGCAGTTGCGCACCATGCTCCTGCAGAAGCTCCGGAAGCTGTGA
- the LOC140701759 gene encoding uncharacterized protein LOC140701759, which produces MAGIGAPPPPLPGSGPRLLLRLSPTVGAPAGPLCAQGGRHRASRKREGGRETGQPASLPPSLPPRPRSSVSLPPRAPLPAGGTGLRKAKPRRQSYLCRLLRNTGRGPRASLLPAYTSWDSPFRHDTRLISRKSLCTGVKEGALMTTCHRLRLRKPPPWWNK; this is translated from the exons ATGGCCGGCAtcggggctcctcctcctcctctgccgggATCGGGGCCCCGGCTGCTGCTCCGGCTTTCTCCGACGGTGGGCGCCCCGGCCGGGCCATTGTGCGCTCAGGGCGGACGGCACAGAGCAAGccggaaaagggagggagggagagagaccgGCCAGccggcttccctccctccctccctccctccgaggCCCCGATCCTCCGTCTCTCTTCCTCCTCGGGCTCCCCTCCCAGCCGGCGGGACGGGGCTGCGCAAAGCCAAGCCCCGTCGGCAGAGCTACCTCTGCCGGCTGCTGCGCAACACCGGGCGGGGGCCCCGAGCCTCCCTCTTGCCCGCCTACACCTCCTG GGACAGCCCGTTCAGACATGACACGCGGCTCATTTCCCGGAAGTCCCTTTGCACGGGCGTAAAAGAAGGGGCCCTGATGACCACTTGCCACCGCCTGCGCCTGAGAAAACCGCCGCCGTGGTGGAACAAATGA
- the GLOD4 gene encoding glyoxalase domain-containing protein 4 produces the protein MEARRALHFVFKVGDRAQTARFYRELLGMRVLRHEEFEEGCKATCNGPYDGKWSKTMVGYGPEDNHFVAELTYNYGVGNYRLGNDFQGMTIASSRAVSNARKLQWPLKEISAGIYETEAPGGYKFFLEDKTPPKEDPVVKVTLAVSSLPKSVDYWSKLLGMKVYDTDESKRRVLLGYAENQCKLELQSIDKTVDHGTSFGRIAFSCPKEQLPGIEALMRKENQKILTPLVSLDTPGKATVQVVILADPDGHEICFVGDEAFRELSQVDPSGEKLLDEAMAADKSHEWFARQNISKPSA, from the exons ATGGAGGCTCGCCGTGCTTTGCATTTTGTCTTTAAAGTTGGCGACCGGGCGCAGACGGCGCGTTTCTACCGGGAGCTACTGGGCATGCGC GTGCTAAGACATGAAGAATTTGAAGAAGGTTGTAAAGCCACGTGTAATGG TCCCTATGATGGCAAATGGAGTAAAACGATGGTGGGCTATGGTCCGGAGGACAATCATTTTGTCGCAGAGTTGACCTACAATTACGGTGTTGGGAATTACCGCCTTGGCAACGATTTTCAG GGGATGACCATCGCCTCTAGCCGTGCTGTGAGCAACGCCAGGAAACTGCAGTGGCCGCTCAAGGAGATTTCGGCTGGCATCTATGAAACAGAAGCGCCGGGAGGGTACAAGTTTTTTCTGGAGGACAAAACGCCACCCAAGGAAG ATCCTGTTGTGAAAGTGACTTTGGCTGTGTCCAGCTTGCCGAAATCCGTGGACTACTGGTCAAAGTTGTTGGGGATGAAAGTTTACGACACGGATGAGAGCAAGCGGAGAGTTCTCCTGGGATATGCGGAGAACCAG TGTAAACTGGAACTGCAGAGCATCGACAAAACGGTGGACCACGGGACATCCTTTGGGCGTATCGCCTTTTCCTGCCCCAAAGAACAg CTGCCCGGGATTGAAGCTTTGATGAGGAAAGAGAACCAGAAGATTTTAACCCCACTGGTCAGTCTGGACACGCCAGGAAAAGCGACGGTGCAAGTGGTCATCCTGGCGGATCCT GACGGCCATGAAATCTGCTTTGTGGGAGACGAAGCCTTCCGGGAGCTGTCCCAGGTGGACCCAAGTGGCGAAAAACTCTTAGACGAG GCCATGGCGGCAGACAAAAGCCACGAGTGGTTTGCAAGGCAGAACATCTCGAAGCCTTCCGCGTAG